A single Danaus plexippus unplaced genomic scaffold, MEX_DaPlex mxdp_55, whole genome shotgun sequence DNA region contains:
- the LOC133320742 gene encoding uncharacterized protein LOC133320742, translating to MIAISIGSNAEPLEARMNYINQAFEYLVNAFYPPLASSGLYESITAYVQNPSQLTVYDQLIKYKSSFFGDTKYTACPSHLNAVFIFELVYESPEEVLDILQNIEERMGRDRKYSDIFDKFGICKPDNKPFQAIRPIDIDLLLYKGKNINTSRLTVPHSRMHERLFILYPLNDALSFNHLLQDKLNYPIHDVLKKLENNVKDRPIKVFPVQESKLWAFGSKTLPKIMGILNVTDNSFTDGGKYLSLDAALLKAEEMIHYGAQIIDVGGESSAPGNARVSTETELSRVIPRWPDILISVDTTKSAVLREAVKAGANILNDISGGTDDEDMLYTAKELKCIVILGHRKGSSLTMNNLATKTPPRSRKIQDTLKSEDIEKRRELIAAAAEERLRKAQMRGLSQNTEQKYKSEQAFRKTLSKALRSVDRKLRKRSRSKDRRYRCPQEHRSYMHKSINSDRNHRSREDKSRKRECSIDSQRERRTSHTNHREVTVEDTCSESSKTIRDDINVKSSSVRTKNSKSPGNDRHSRKWRDSDRNNSHNSKPRVSYPNKTRNKSTSRKSKSRSGSNKTHVKESSKESKSKKDNKSKSRSRSISRSIESEERKKIERRKQERLQRTNEKDTQQPSDASVDPASQQDPFKMNLSELAMYYVDSEPDPLDEFMQEDDPVMSISLDEVLDLQKQIADSLTKSEAVIATPIQEDLDDFEDIAKTKAAEEAALASVMAKENETTSSVKPKFQIASIDEKDDEIYHQEFIAQLKKKQVEAQLEEDKKRAEAEAEAAELQQFLEEKNEEEKEEDRDEDKENMSLVPVKDEDEFLDDAAEDDYRYNVKVGSQKELPNVDHSKINYMPFNKNLYVQVREITLMKDHEVDALRKLNNNIKIRGKNCPRPIKTFYQCGLPDVVLKIIEKREYQKLFPIQMQALPTLMAGRDTLGIAETGSGKTLAYLLPLLRHILDQPPLRPGEGPIGLILAPTRELTVQIHREVHVFAKPLSLISVPVYGGTGIGSQLSALKRGAYVVVATPGRLIDVLTINNGKIINLRRVTFVILDEADRMFDMGFEPQIMSILKTIRPDAQKALFSATFPPYIESLAKKIMKKPIEIVIGERQASSSKVEQFVEIWNSPREKFLRLLQLLGEWAEHGSIIIFISRQSEADELFADLLRCGYASLVLHGGQDQTDRDFTIHDFKENVANILIATSVAARGLDVKSIVLVINYCAPDHLEDYIHRIGRTGRADNIGVAYTFLSNDDADKAEDLIRALKQADKPIPLALKQLADSYKLQLNMGLIKQHGKGGFKGKGFKFTATEKSRQQQERLQAKKELGLEGSDEDEMASEIFDDLENPMSPIMPQPVPNTDDVGAASVRAKSLADLVNKTESSKDIKNIIQQKLNAISPAISSLAQKNLALAAAAAAVVNNNTVSPQASKSSLLTSNSYIDSQTGNLIEEFDINDYPQNARFKVTHKDVLNRITDQTGAVLQVKGRYVAPDEKDSVAMLGVKRLYIEIIGSTPIIVQHAKHELRSLLESVSIKQLNMPASARATLGRYTVI from the exons ATGATTGCAATTTCTATAGGCAGTAATGCAGAACCTTTGGAGGCTagaatgaattatataaatcaagcTTTTGAATATCTAGTAAATGCTTTTTATCCGCCATTAGCAAGTTCAGGTTTATACGAATCAATCACTGCTTACGTTCAAAATCCTAGTCAACTTACCGTTTATGACCAGCtgattaaatacaaaagttcATTTTTTGGTGATACTAAATACACTGCTTGTCCTTCTCATCTAAACGCTGTATTCATTTTCGAGCTTGTCTATGAAAGCCCGGAAGAGGTTCTAGATATACTTCAAAATATTGAAGAACGTATGGGCCGTGATAGGAAATATTCCGACATTTTTGACAAATTTGGCATTTGCAAGCCTGACAATAAGCCTTTCCAAGCTATTAGACCTATAGATATTGATTTACTACTGTACaagggaaaaaatattaacacttcACGATTAACTGTGCCGCATAGTCGGATGCATGAACGGCTTTTTATACTGTATCCTCTTAATGATGCTCTATCTTTTAATCACTTACTTCAAGACAAGCTTAATTACCCTATTcatgatgttttaaaaaaactcgAAAATAATGTGAAAGACAGGCCTATTAAAGTATTCCCAGTTCAAGAATCCAAATTGTGGGCTTTTGGATCTAAGACTTTACCCAAAATAATGGGAATCTTGAACGTAACAGACAATAGCTTTACGGATGGCGGAAAGTATTTAAGTCTTGATGCAGCTTTGTTGAAAGCTGAAGAAATGATTCATTATGGTGCCCAAATTATTGACGTGGG agGAGAATCCTCTGCTCCAGGAAATGCTAGAGTATCTACGGAAACTGAATTAAGTCGCGTTATACCA AGATGGCCAGATATTCTTATTTCGGTAGACACCACAAAATCCGCGGTTTTACGTGAAGCCGTAAAAGCGGGAGCTAATATT CTTAACGATATTTCTGGGGGAACAGACGATGAAGATATGCTATATACTGCAAAAGAGCTTAAGTGTATAGTGATATTAGGTCATCGGAAAGGTTCATCATTAACTATGAATAATCTAGCAA CGAAGACACCTCCTCGAAGTAGAAAAATACAAGACACACTTAAATCAGAAGATATAGAAAAAAGACGTGAACTAATTGCTGCTGCTGCGGAAGAAAGATTAAGAAAAGCCCAAATGCGAGGACTCAGTCAAAACACCGAGCAAAAATACAAGTCCGAACAGGCATTCAGGAAAACTTTATCAAAAGCACt TCGTAGCGTTGATAGGAAGTTACGCAAAAGAAGCCGATCTAAGGATAGACGATATCGCTGTCCCCAGGAACATCGGTCGTACATGCACAAAAGTATCAATTCAGATAGAAATCACCGTAGTAGAGAAGACAAAAGTCGAAAAAGAGAATGCTCTATAGACTCTCAACGTGAACGTAGAACATCGCATACTAATC atagaGAAGTTACAGTGGAAGATACTTGTAGCGAATCAAGTAAAACAATTCGCGAcgatattaatgttaaatccAGTTCAGtaagaacaaaaaatagtaaatcTCCCGGAAATGATCGCCATAGTAGAAAATGGAGGGATTCAGATCGTAATAATAGTCATAACTCGAAACCACGTGTTTCTTATCCAAATAAAACTCGAAATAAGTCTACTAGTCGGAAGTCTAAATCTAGAAGTGGTTCCAACAAAACCCATGTAAAAGAATCCTCAAAAGAATCGAAGtctaaaaaagataataagaGCAAATCTCGAAGCCGATCTATAAGTCGCTCTATAGAGTCTGAAGAAAGGAAAAAGATTGAACGGAGAAAGCAAGAAAGACTTCAGCGC ACAAATGAAAAAGATACCCAACAACCAAGTGATGCATCCGTTGACCCAGCTTCCCAACAAGACCCATTCAAAATGAATCTATCTGAATTAGCTATGTATTATGTAGATTCAGAACCAGACCCCTTAGACGAATTTATGCAA gaggATGACCCTGTTATGTCTATTTCCCTCGACGAAGTTTtagatttacaaaaacaaatagcaGACAGTTTAACTAAATCTGAAGCTGTTATTGCTACTCCCATacaag AAGATCTTGATGATTTTGAAGACATAGCAAAAACTAAAGCCGCTGAAGAAGCTGCTTTGGCTTCTGTAATGGCTAAAGAAAACGAGACTACATCTAGTGTTAAACCGAAGTTTCAAATTGCCTCAATTGATGAGAAAGATGATGAAATTTATCATCAAGAGTTTATTGcacaactaaaaaaaaaacaggttgAAGCTCAACTAGAGGAAGATAAAAAACGGGCTGAAGCAGAAGCTGAAGCTGCGGAATTACAGCAATTTTTGG aagagAAAAATGAAGAAGAGAAAGAAGAAGATAGGGATgaagataaagaaaatatgtcaTTAGTTCCAGTTAAAGACGAAGATGAGTTTTTGGATGATGCAGCTGAAGATGATTACAGATACAACGTT aAAGTTGGTTCACAAAAAGAACTCCCGAATGTGGATCATtctaaaatcaattatatgcctttcaataaaaacttatatgtgCAAG TGAGAGAAATCACATTGATGAAAGACCACGAAGTGGACGCTTTGCggaaacttaataataacatcaaaattCGTGGAAAAAATTGTCCTCGtccaataaaaacattttaccagTGTGGACTTCCAGATGTAGTATTGAAAATCATAGAAAAAAGGGAGTATCAAAAACTTTTTCCTATACAGATGCAAGCTTTACCCACACTTATGGCAG GAAGAGACACTCTTGGTATTGCCGAAACGGGTTCTGGGAAAACTTTAGCATATCTTCTTCCCCTTCTTCGTCATATCTTAGACCAGCCTCCACTTCGTCCCGGTGAAGGTCCTATCGGACTCATTTTAGCTCCCACTAGAGAACTCACAGTACAAATCCATAGGGAAGTCCACGTTTTTGCCAAGCCTCTTTCTTTAATATCG gttccaGTATATGGAGGAACTGGAATTGGAAGCCAATTATCTGCTTTAAAACGAGGTGCATATGTAGTTGTAGCGACTCCCGGCc gaCTTATTGAcgtattaacaataaataatggaaaaattatcaatttaagg AGAGttacttttgtaattttgGACGAAGCCGATCGCATGTTTGATATGGGCTTTGAACCACAGATAATGTCTATATTaa AGACTATACGCCCTGATGCCCAGAAAGCTCTATTTTCAGCTACATTTCCCCCTTATATTGAAT ctcttgcaaaaaaaataatgaaaaaacctATAGAAATTGTTATTGGAGAAAGGCAAGCGTCGTCTTCAAAAGTTGAGCAATTCGTTGAGATATGGAACTCACCGAGAGAAAAATTTCTGCGTCTTTTACAGCTTTTGGGTGAATGGGCAGAACATGgttcaataataatctttatatctAGACAAAGTGAAGCAGACGAGTTATTTGCAGATCTGTTGaga tgcGGATATGCTAGTTTAGTGCTTCACGGAGGACAAGATCAAACAGATCGAGATTTCACTATACATGACTTCAAAGAAAACGTAGCTAATATTCTTATAGCAACATCTGTTGCTGCTCGTGGACTAGATGTCAAGTCTATAGTGTTAGTGATAAATTATTGTGCGCCTGATCATTTGGAAGATTACATTCATAGAATCGGTCGAACTGGTCGAGCTGATAATATTGGAGTggcttatacatttttatcaaatgatGACGCAGATAAAGCAGAAGATTTAATTCGAGCTTTGAAGCAAGCAGATAAACCAATTCCTCTAGCATTGAAACAGCTGGCCGACAGTTATAAGCTTCAACTTAATATGGGGTTAATAAAACAACACGGAAAAGGAGGATTTAAAGGAAAAGGGTTCAAATTTACCGCTACTGAAAAAAGTCGTCAACAGCAGGAACGTCTTCAAGCTAAAAAAGAACTAGGTCTTGAAGGCAGTGACGAAGACGAAATGGCTTCAGAAATTTTTGATGACCTTGAAAATCCTATGTCTCCTATAATGCCTCAACCTGTTCCAAATACGGATGACGTTGGAGCCGCTTCCGTTCGAGCTAAGTCTCTAGCCGATTTGGTGAATAAAACAGAATCATCCAaggatatcaaaaatataatacaacaaaaGCTAAACGCCATTTCACCTGCCATTTCTTCTTTAGCACAAAAGAATTTAGCTTTAGCCGCTGCTGCAGCTGCTGTAGTTAATAACAACACGGTTTCACCACAGGCCAGTAAATCTAGCTTGCTTACTTCAAATTCATATATTGACTCTCAAACTGGCAATCTTATTGAAGAGTTCGATATAAACGACTATCCTCAAAATGCCAGATTTAAAGTTAcacataaa GACGTTCTCAACCGCATAACAGACCAAACTGGTGCAGTACTGCAAGTGAAAGGACGCTATGTAGCTCCAGATGAAAAAGATTCAGTTGCTATGCTTGGAGTGAAAAGGTTGTACATAGAAATAATTGGTTCCACTCCAATAATCGTTCAGCATGCAAA acaCGAGCTAAGAAGTCTATTAGAGTCTGTATCAATTAAACAACTAAATATGCCTGCTTCAGCAAGAGCAACTTTAGGTCGATATacggttatttaa